The nucleotide sequence ACAGAGTCTAAGACAAGTGAAGATGCACTACAAAAGAGAtacaaacaaataaaaaaattacaaaCGGAATTAGATGATGTAACCCTTAAATTACAACTGGAAGAGGAGAACCATCGTAAAATTTTAAACTCCAAAATTAGAGAATtggataataaatattcaactCAAACAGAAGACCTTAATGATCAAGTGAGACTACTGAAAAAGGAACGATCATTTCTACAGGCAGAATTACAAAAGGGTAAAGAAGAACTGAATGCTTTGAAGGCAACACAGGGTAAGGAAGTTAATGATTggattaaaaaatataatgctCTTAACGCGGAGAATAGTAGCTTGTTAAATGAACAGAATAGTAGCACTCGTTCTTTAAGAAATCAATTATTAGGAAGCTTAGAGGAAAATAAGGATTTACTAGGTAGAATAGAGATATTACAATCGGAAAAATTATCTTTACAAGACCAAGTGGAGAAGCTTTCTAAATCGAAAGATGCCTATAAGgaaactttgaaaagtacagtttccaatttaaaCTATGCTACGAGAGAACTTGATACTTATAAGAGATCAAGGGGAGAGTCAGAAACATCATATCTTGATTCTGATGAGTCCCGATTATTATCTGAAAGATATCAAACCATGCAGCAGAAACTACTAAATAGAATCGAGGATTtagagaaggaaaatattacGCTCGAAAGACGTCTTCAAGAACGAAGCCGAAACATTTCTGCAATTAATAATCCTGATGATAGTTTAATTTCTCAggataaaattgattattatAAGTTGAAATTCAATATGGAAGTTCAACAGAATAACGATTTGAAGGTACAActtgattatttgaatttagtTTTGAAACGAATTGCCAGAAATGATAGATTGAATTACATGAAGGTGAAAGATGATAtagaatttgataattatAGAGGGGATTGGAATCCCTACAATGATTTCAACAGATATCCAAGATCTAGAAGACGtcttaaatttaaaacagTTGCTCTGGTGGTATTAGCAAGCATTCGAATGAAAATGACTGCCAATAAACACAAGTGGAACGACAAACGGAAACGTTATTTGGAGAGAAAGATAACCTTAAATGAAGATCACCGATCATGgtaaattcattaattctctcgaataatgatattgtTGTATTATAGATATTTAAGCATTTATATTCATTCCTATAAATTCCTACCTCCTTTTGATTTGCTTATAATCTGCTATAATCGCAGATATCCTATCATTGAAGGATTCTGTAATGATTGCAATTTGGTCTAACATGTCGAAATGGTTCTCCAATTCTTCACATTTCTCCAACAGAAGCTTAAATTCGGAGATGTTCCtgtcaataatattttcgACTATTTCATTCGTGACAAGTTCATTCTGTGTCCTACAGAGCTGTGTGGTCTGCAGTTGAATGGATTCCACATGGTCGCGGATCTTGTACAACAGATAGTCGTAATCGACGCTCAGCTTATCGATTCCCAAGGGGTCTGCGTCTAATCCTTGCTCTACCTTATCACTTCCCTCATTTGGCATTCCGATAGCAAGGTGCTCCTCTTACTTCCTAGCTCTAATGTTTCgtataatatataattaaATAGCGTATTAGTTAAATAAGTTGGTATTACTCAAATGTTTAAGCTACCCTGATTTTCGTCCGAGTTGAAATTTAAAGGAGACACCACTACGAAAATGAACAGCTATCAAAACCATAGATCAGAACAGAGAACTGCTTCACAGCTCAATTGTATCTACTACTTTCACAACATTAGCATAGACATATTACGCTTCAATTATGTCTAGTGGAATTTATCTATCCGACCAGCCCGCCAGAAGGGCACAAGCTCCTAGCAACCCATTGATAAGAAAGATTCAAAGGGCATGTAGAATGTCGCTACCTGAGCCAGATTTGGCTTTGAATTTGGATGTCGCAGATTATATCAACGACAAGCAAGGTGCTGCCCCCAGAGATGCTGCCATTACTATCgttaaattaattaataacaGGGACACACATACCGCTATATTCGCGTTATCGTTGTTAGATGTCTTGGTGAAGAACTGTGGTTACCCATTCCATTTGCAAATATCTAGAAAGGAATTCTTGAACGAATTGGTCAAGAGGTTCCCGGAACATCCACCAATGAGATACTCTAAAGTTCATAGATTAATTTTGACCGCTATTGAAGAGTGGTACCAGACCATTTGCAAGCATTCGAGTTATAAAGATGATCTAGGTTACATTAGAGATATGAGaagattattgaaatataagGGTTATGCCTTCCCAAAGATCCATGAGGAAAACTTGGCTGTGATGAGAGAAACTGAAACATTGAAAACTCAAAGTGAAATTCAAAAGGAGCAGGAAATTGCACAAGCTgccaaattggaagaattaattAGACGTGGTAAACCAGATGACTTAAGAGAGGCCAACAAATTAATGAAAGTTATGGCAGGttttaaagaagataatGCAAAGCAGGccagaaaaaaaattgttacagaattaaacaaattgaaacGTAAGGCCGATTTGTTGAATGAAATGTTATCCAGCTCTAACAATCCTGACATACAAAACGAAACTGTCGAAGAATTATATGGTGCCTTGAAGGGTGCGCAAcctaaatttcaaaagataatCGAGGAGGAACATGAGGACGATTCTCTGGTACAGGATTTGTTGAAGTTCAATGATACTGTGAATCAAactttggaaaaatataatctaTTAAAGATTGGAAATTCAAGTGCTGCATCTCAAATTCATCCGGATGCTATGTCCAATGCACCAACATCTAATGGGGGTGCATTAGCACATGAAATCAACCTTTTAGATTTTGATGACGATGTTCCAGCGGCTCCTGCAACAACATCTTCACCCACTCCAGGTATCACACATGCAAACAATAACGGACCGATGGACGATTTACTTGGTGACTTAAATGATTTGGCAATTACTTCCCCAGCACCTTCCCAAAATTTTGGACTTGGTGGTAGTATCTCGTTAGGTGGTATGGGACAACCAACCACTAGCGTCAGTACTGGCGATAACACAATGGATCTATTGGGTGGTATTAGTGCTACACCATCTTCTACTACACAGACAAACAATTCATTTGATTTACTAGGGACCTTCTCTAATTCCGGAGAGTCAAAATCAGAAAGTGAAAGAGTACTTGTGAACAAATCTAACGCTTTGaagattgaatttgaattaacaAGAGAATCTGACTCTACAATCAAGTTGAAATCTTTTATTTCTAACTTGACTATGGACTCTATAACAAATTTAACTTTTGCAATTGCCATTCCAAAATCTATGACTTTAAGGTTGGAACCGCAATCAAAGGATTCTCTTGGCAGCCTGGAAGTTGATGGTATAACTCAAGAGGCGTGGGTAGATAATGCATTGGCCTCAGCTACCAAACCGCTGAAAGTGAAATGGAAGGTTCAATACAATGTGAATGGTAATGATACTCAAGAGACTGCAGTGTTTGCATTGCCAAAAGTTTAATGTTGATGAACTATATATTAGAGATAAATCTTGAATGGTTGtaaactttattttataACGCTACTTCTTTCTGATATCAGTAAAAAATAGCTATATTAATGGATACACATTTTGTAGAGtcattattgttgttattatttaatacaaaaattattgattaaCCGTTGCtctaaatatttaataaatggaatGTTAATGAAGAAGCGTACCGTCTACTTATTGTG is from Naumovozyma castellii chromosome 6, complete genome and encodes:
- the CNL1 gene encoding Cnl1p (ancestral locus Anc_5.415), which produces MPNEGSDKVEQGLDADPLGIDKLSVDYDYLLYKIRDHVESIQLQTTQLCRTQNELVTNEIVENIIDRNISEFKLLLEKCEELENHFDMLDQIAIITESFNDRISAIIADYKQIKRR
- the GGA1 gene encoding ubiquitin-binding protein (ancestral locus Anc_5.416): MSSGIYLSDQPARRAQAPSNPLIRKIQRACRMSLPEPDLALNLDVADYINDKQGAAPRDAAITIVKLINNRDTHTAIFALSLLDVLVKNCGYPFHLQISRKEFLNELVKRFPEHPPMRYSKVHRLILTAIEEWYQTICKHSSYKDDLGYIRDMRRLLKYKGYAFPKIHEENLAVMRETETLKTQSEIQKEQEIAQAAKLEELIRRGKPDDLREANKLMKVMAGFKEDNAKQARKKIVTELNKLKRKADLLNEMLSSSNNPDIQNETVEELYGALKGAQPKFQKIIEEEHEDDSLVQDLLKFNDTVNQTLEKYNLLKIGNSSAASQIHPDAMSNAPTSNGGALAHEINLLDFDDDVPAAPATTSSPTPGITHANNNGPMDDLLGDLNDLAITSPAPSQNFGLGGSISLGGMGQPTTSVSTGDNTMDLLGGISATPSSTTQTNNSFDLLGTFSNSGESKSESERVLVNKSNALKIEFELTRESDSTIKLKSFISNLTMDSITNLTFAIAIPKSMTLRLEPQSKDSLGSLEVDGITQEAWVDNALASATKPLKVKWKVQYNVNGNDTQETAVFALPKV